The DNA segment ATCCTAAAACTCTGACATCAAGACTGCTGATATAGGTTGAATGACCTCCCACAATCGAGTAGTCGATAGCCGGACGGCCGTTTTTGATGACACCAATATTCGTTGTGGTTCCTCCCACCTCAAAATAAACGCCATTTGATGCACGCAGATACATAAGGCTTCCCATCACGGATGCTGCAGGCCCCGAAAGCATAGTGAGTACGGGACGTTTTTTCATCTCATTGATCTCCATAACGCCGCCGTCACCACGCATAATCATAAGCGGTACAGAAACACCGGCTTCTTTTACCGCACCTTCTGTGGATACCGCAGTATCCAGCATCTTCGGAAGAATTGAGGCATTGATTGCAGCCGTCCTTGTCCTTCTGGTCAGTCCATAGAGCTTAGTTATATCAGATGCCATCGTCGTCGGAAGATCATCTTCTGCGCAGACACGATAGACCAGCTGTTCTGATGAATTATCATCCACTCCAAAGGCCATAGATGCCACGATTACCTGGGCCCCCTGCTTGATCAATTCCTGAACGCTGTTTTTCACGCTAGTCTCATTGACATCTTTCAATTTCAAAAAAGCATCCACGATCTTGATATTTTTTCCTCCTCCAAGATCAATGTCATCAAGATTGAGCTGACGCTTTGCCAAAAATCCCTCAAACCCTCCTTTTGCCATACCTAATACCCCGACTACGGCCACGTCACCTTCTACCAAAGCATTCGTAGCCTGAGTCGTGCTGTGAGCCACAAAGATAACATCCGAAGGATCGATCGAATTCTCACGCAGACAGTTGATAAAACTCAAAACAACTCCTTCTGCCACACCTCTTTTGTCATCATGTGTCGTCTTTACGCTTGATTTTCCTATTATTTCATGTGTCTGGTTGTCCATGGCTACCGCCTTTGTATGAGTGCCACCGACATCAATCCCCATTCTGACTTTTCTTCCCATGTTTATATTGTCTCCTTTGCTGGTCGTGTAAAAATGAAAAAGGGAGCAGACGCAGATGCTCACATCTGTAAAGTCCGCCCCCTGTTAATTATACATTTTGCTGTGTTGATCTATCGTATCTTACTTATCCAAACATGAAATAGGCCACGATACAAAGAATCGCACCTGTGATCCATCCTGTCAGGATCGAATATCTCATAAACTCTTTTGAGCTGACCTTGGAATACCCAAGCCCCCAGGCTACCCATGACTGCGTAATGTCAAGATGCTGAGGAACAATTGTAGTGACTGCAAACAGCGGATATAACAATGTGACAGGAAGGCTTGTAACAGAAAGTACAACTGCCGCAATTGCCGTTCCAGACCCCACAAGATTTGTCGGTCCTCTGAAAAAGCCAAGAGGAACGATGACTGCAAAGAGTAACGCAAGGGCAAGTGCCGACGTCGGGAATATATTTCCGATAACAGCCTTAAAATACGGTGAAGCATAGGTTGCCGCGTTGTTAAACATCGCCAGTGTGAGAAGGAATCCCACCATAGGTGCCACATCTACTGCACCATCTGAGAACTGCTTTGCGAGCATTCTGCAGACTTCGGAAAACCCGCCTTTAAATTTTCCGCACACAATCAATGCGTAAAGTGCGGATAGGATGAATGCCAAAATAACGGGACAGTCGAAGATGACCACGAGTAATACAGGCAGAATAACCGATATCCATGAAATCGCAGGTGCATTTTCTTTCGTCTGTTTTGGTGCAGCAGCAGCCCAGTTGTGACGAATCTTTTGTTTACAGAGTGCCAGATTTGCCACAACCAGTACCACGATCAGAGCAGTAATCATCATGATAACAGCGAATTTGAAATATTGCTGATAAGAATAATCCGTGAGAAATGCTTTATTCAGCCCCCCAAGAATTCCCTGATACTGTTTGAAGTTTGTGACGTTAATACAGATACCTGCCATGATCGAACCCATGAACGCAAAGAGCGCAATCGCAGAGGGAATCCCCAGTGCCTGCAGAATTGGCATTACAATAACTGCAATAGAGATTACAGGTCCAATACCTGTCATCGATGTAAAACAGAGTGAAGAAACAACGCATAATAGAATCATCGTAATACGGGGTCTGTCACCGCCAAGTTCCACAACCTTTCTGATTAATGTTGCGGCAATTCCTGTATCCATAAGTACTCGCCCAAAGAATGCACCGAAGAATATATTTACGAGAATTGATTTCGCATAATCCTCAGGCCCGGTTTGATACACATACGCCAAAACGTCAATAATTGTCTGCCGGACTTGCTTTCCTTCCACCTCTTTTATCATAACTGGATTTGGAACAATTGCATTGCCAATTAATGACAGTATTGTCCATACCGTAGCCATGACAAAGAATCCGACCATCAGATTGCGGCCTTTTACGCTGTAGTAAACCATGCCTATGAAGGTAGCAATCATAAGAATACCAATAATAACTTCTGTCATAACCTTCTCCTTTTTCTTTTATCATTACTAACATGTTAGTTTCTTAACTGAAATGCTATCATCCAAATAATAGAAAGTCAATGCTATTGTACTGAATTGCTTTTTTTTGGCATATTATACGAAATCTCATGATACAATTTGTATAATATTAAGATACCAGGGTCAAAAGGTCATGCTTTTCATTTACCGGATATATCTGTCACATCCAGATCGCCGTCTGCGATTGCCTGTACCTGCGACCAGATCTGTTCATCAACCTGAACGCCTTCCTTCATACTCCTCTCCCGTGTCTGCATGGTTCGTTCTCCAGGACAAGTCACTTGTGTGCCTTCCCTGGCAGGATGCGAACAATCTGCGGCAGCAACTCTTTCATTGAGCATACTCTGTACCTCCTCCTTCGATCCGAATAGACAGGGATCATAAGCGATAAAGATCTGACAGCAGCCAGTACAGCTGCCTCTTTTCTCTTCGTCCAGATCAAAGCCACTCTTTCCATTTGCCATAAGTGCCGCTGCCATATCAAGCACAATCGCCATACTGCTTCCCTTCCAATATCCAGTGGGAAGAATTCTTCTGCTCTCTTCAATCGCACCCGGATCAGATGTTAAATTTCCTTCTTTATCAAACCCTCCCGGATAAGGCAGTTCTTTTCCCGCAAGGCGGTATACACCAAGTTTACCATATGCATACTGGCTCATAGCCATGTCCAGCACAATTGGTCCGTCTTCTCTTGGAATAGCCATACAAAAGGGATTATTTCCGACACCCGGTTCATCGCTTCCCCACATGGGCATGCAGCTTTCGGTATTGGTCCAGTTAATTCCCATATATCCCGCCTCGGCCATTCTCCAAGCATAGGTGCCGCCCCGCATCCAGTGCGTTGTGTTTTTCAAAGCCACTACACCAATTCCGTGAATTTTGGCAAGTTCCACAGCTCTGTCGGAACACTGAATCGCATTCACGATTCCTATCCCCAGATGTCCGTCATAATTTTCTACCGCTCCTTTCGCCGAGACGAGCTCAAGTTCTGCCTTCGGATTCACCCATCCCTTGTTAATATACTCTACAAAACGTGGTACGCGATTGAGCCCGTGACTTTCAACTCCATCAGCACTTGACTTAGCATGTACCGCTGCACAGATTTTGGCATTTTCTTCGCTGAGTCCTGCATTTTTCAAAGCTTTTTTGATTATCTCTTCTAAATTATCATATCCAATGCGCATATGAAACTCACCTTCCCTTTCCCTGATTCTGGCCGCTCTTTTCGCCTGCTGATTTTAACATTTCTCTGTATAATTTAACCGCTTCTGATGAAGAATATCCATACATCAGCAAAATATCCATCAAATAGGGAGAATACGAAGTTTGTGTTAGCTCTCTGGCGAATGACATCGCCGCAATCTCGCTTAGTGCTATTATCTTCGAATCATTATGAAAAGGTCCCAGCGACCACAGACGTACCTTTTCGTTTTGTGTAAAAATCTCATCCTGGTAAAGCTCTTCTACATGATGATATAGTTCATGTGCTAAAATCAGATCCGTGATCTTGAAGCCCTGAGATAACACATCGGTCACTTCCGGATTCTTTACGAAATTCTCTGCCTGAGTGACTACTTCCCTGTTAATCAAAATCTGGTCCGGCTCCTGATACTGTGCGAATATCATCTGATCGGAAGTATGCTCTGTTATATAAGATATATGCATTCCCATCGCCTTCGCGAGAAGTTTTGGTTCCTTTGTGTGGTGTTTTGCACAAATCAGATGGCTGTATCGACTTCCACACTCCAAAGCCTGTCTCATCCATGTTCTCTTCTGTTCATCGGTAAACCTGCTGTCCAACGGATCTCTGGAAAAAGCATATCGGTACCAGTCAGGCATCTCGATCTTTGACAGATTTCTAAGCATGCCTGCCAGCTCATGAACATTGCAGGAATTCACATCATTACTCATATCTATTTCTTCTCCGTAGATTTAATGGTATTTCTTTCCACCTGGTATTATTATACGATGTTGGGGTCAAAAGTAATTTGCCCCCTATGATACACGGATTACTTCGCACTTTGTGCTCACGTATCTTCGCTCCGCTCCGGTCGGTGCTAAACGAACATCCACTGGATGTTCAGCACCCTACAAACATTCGAAATACACCCTAATCGGGTTGCTTTCTCATGTTTGTTCGGGTCCCAAGGTCATGCTTTTTCATGCAAGCATGAAACGCAGGACCTTTTGACCCTGGTATCATTATACAGGATATTGTTCTTTTTTTGAACCATCACAGCCAGTGACCTACTCCCACCACTTAAATCTCATGATTTTGAAGTGAGGGCTTCCTGTTCAATAGCCCCAACGGGCTAAGTATCTGCAGGCTATCCCCGTGTGCCCCACGGTTTTTGCCCGGTTACGGGCTTTTTTTCGGTGAAGTTATGCACATAATATTTTTCTTCCCTCTTCACGGATATTGATTGCCGCGTTGACATCCCTGTCCATCCGGTTTCCACAACGACACTCATAAATCCGCTCCGATAATTTTAGTTCTTTTTTTACTGCTCCACATTTACAGCATGTCTTACTTGATGGATAGAACCTATCTATTCTCACCAGCCTCTTTCCCTGATCCATCAGCTTGTATTCCAGCATTCCCAGAAACATTCCATATCCATTATCCATAACACTCTTCCCAAAGTGCAGACTCCGGCTCATGGTTTTCATGTTCAGATCTTCTACGCACACTGCATCATAACTG comes from the Blautia liquoris genome and includes:
- a CDS encoding citrate transporter, which produces MTEVIIGILMIATFIGMVYYSVKGRNLMVGFFVMATVWTILSLIGNAIVPNPVMIKEVEGKQVRQTIIDVLAYVYQTGPEDYAKSILVNIFFGAFFGRVLMDTGIAATLIRKVVELGGDRPRITMILLCVVSSLCFTSMTGIGPVISIAVIVMPILQALGIPSAIALFAFMGSIMAGICINVTNFKQYQGILGGLNKAFLTDYSYQQYFKFAVIMMITALIVVLVVANLALCKQKIRHNWAAAAPKQTKENAPAISWISVILPVLLVVIFDCPVILAFILSALYALIVCGKFKGGFSEVCRMLAKQFSDGAVDVAPMVGFLLTLAMFNNAATYASPYFKAVIGNIFPTSALALALLFAVIVPLGFFRGPTNLVGSGTAIAAVVLSVTSLPVTLLYPLFAVTTIVPQHLDITQSWVAWGLGYSKVSSKEFMRYSILTGWITGAILCIVAYFMFG
- the yiaK gene encoding 3-dehydro-L-gulonate 2-dehydrogenase, coding for MRIGYDNLEEIIKKALKNAGLSEENAKICAAVHAKSSADGVESHGLNRVPRFVEYINKGWVNPKAELELVSAKGAVENYDGHLGIGIVNAIQCSDRAVELAKIHGIGVVALKNTTHWMRGGTYAWRMAEAGYMGINWTNTESCMPMWGSDEPGVGNNPFCMAIPREDGPIVLDMAMSQYAYGKLGVYRLAGKELPYPGGFDKEGNLTSDPGAIEESRRILPTGYWKGSSMAIVLDMAAALMANGKSGFDLDEEKRGSCTGCCQIFIAYDPCLFGSKEEVQSMLNERVAAADCSHPAREGTQVTCPGERTMQTRERSMKEGVQVDEQIWSQVQAIADGDLDVTDISGK